One Epinephelus fuscoguttatus linkage group LG10, E.fuscoguttatus.final_Chr_v1 genomic window carries:
- the LOC125895332 gene encoding interferon-induced protein with tetratricopeptide repeats 5-like — MMNAAQSQRTLEALQCHFTWDLDPTRSKLFRLKDKLEDIGTEEGYSWLGHIYNLQGYIHYQLGFTDDAQRFFGRAAEAFRQMRNTVSDEGPWLVVNYGNLAWLHHHLGEQAESQAYLSKVDALMNEYPSPSQDELHPEMCAEKAWTLMKFSAEQKQLATDYFQRAIRMQPDMVEWHTSHVIGLENALSHSNKELGADILEKMKIAKEHDPENLYLAALYLEQCAKKGKKIESEARELTRRVLRKPISSYSGLKPLLRLYRIYVSMDEAIDLAEEALERHPDERYLKRCAAICYKKRIFLHRDNPLEHSMINRAISLYREVITLYPLSSLKRKISLANIYAESHQQVNADQIYEELLESDLDPEGEQMLYNYYAKYVHFIRKESYKSIEYHMRAAAIPQQSSYRKNSIRTLERIRERNRNRMCGEIEEFLNKLRLK; from the exons ATGATGAA TGCTGCTCAGAGTCAAAGAACACTGGAGGCCCTGCAGTGCCACTTCACCTGGGATCTGGACCCCACCAGGTCCAAACTTTTCCGCCTCAAGGACAAGCTAGAGGACATTGGCACTGAGGAGGGATACAGCTGGCTGGGTCACATTTACAACCTGCAAGGGTACATCCACTACCAGCTGGGGTTCACCGATGACGCTCAGCGTTTCTTTGGCAGGGCTGCAGAGGCTTTCCGCCAGATGAGAAACACCGTCTCAGATGAAGGTCCCTGGTTAGTGGTGAATTATGGGAACCTGGCCTGGCTGCACCACCACCTGGGAGAACAAGCAGAGAGTCAGGCTTACCTGTCAAAGGTTGATGCCCTGATGAATGAATATCCATCTCCATCCCAGGATGAGCTCCATCCAGAGATGTGTGCTGAAAAAGCCTGGACCCTGATGAAGTTCAGCGCAGAACAAAAGCAGCTGGCTACAGATTACTTCCAGAGAGCCATTAGGATGCAGCCAGACATGGTGGAGTGGCACACCAGCCATGTCATAGGGTTAGAGAATGCTCTTAGTCACAGCAACAAAGAGCTGGGGGCTGACATCTTGGAGAAAATGAAGATCGCCAAGGAACACGATCCAGAGAACTTGTACCTTGCTGCTTTGTACCTTGAGCAATGTGctaagaaagggaaaaaaattgaAAGTGAAGCACGTGAGTTAACCAGAAGGGTTTTAAGAAAGCCCATCAGCAGCTACAGTGGTCTAAAGCCATTACTAAGGCTATACAGAATCTATGTATCTATGGATGAGGCCATTGATTTGGCAGAGGAGGCTCTGGAAAGACATCCAGATGAGCGTTATCTGAAGAGGTGTGCTGCAATCTGCTACAAGAAGAGAATCTTTTTACACAGGGACAATCCCCTGGAGCACAGCATGATCAACAGAGCTATCAGTCTCTATAGGGAAGTGATTACTCTTTACCCTCTTTCttcactgaaaagaaaaatatctcTTGCAAACATATACGCAGAGTCCCATCAGCAAGTTAATGCTGACCAGATATATGAGGAACTGCTGGAAAGTGATCTGgatcctgaaggggaacagatGCTTTACAACTACTATGCAAAATATGTACACTTCATTCGAAAGGAGAGCTACAAGTCGATAGAGTATCACATGAGGGCGGCAGCTATACCACAACAATCTTCCTATCGTAAGAACAGCATTCGAACTCTGGAGAGGATTAGAGAAAGAAACAGGAACCGAATGTGTGGAGAAATAGAGGAGTTTCTGAATAAACTGAGACTGAAATAA